From the genome of Pseudomonas sp. PDM14:
GGACGAGGCGATCAAGTTCCCCATTTGGACCGAGAAGAAAGGCGAGATGGAAGAAGTGGTCATCGCCGGTCCGACCTGCGACAGCGCCGACATCATGTACGAGCACTACAAGTACGGCCTGCCGCTGAACCTGGCCAGCGGTGACCGCCTGTACTGGCTGTCCACCGGCGCCTACACCACGAGCTACAGCGCGGTGGAGTTCAACGGCTTCCCGCCGCTGAAGTCGTTCTACCTCTGAGGTAGCGGCTCGCACGCGCGAGCCTGCGCTGACGAAGAACCCGCCATCCGGCGGGTTTTTTTTATGACTATCGATCTGTCCCGCGCCGTCGATCATTGATCGTTCCCACGCTCCGCGTGGGAATGCCGTTCCAGACGCTTTGCGTCTGCGGGGGGCGTAGAGCCTGCCTGTGGAACAGTTTCACGCTGAGGCGTAGGTGCTATCGGGCTTTGATCGTTCCCACGCTCCGCGTGAGAATACCGTTCCAGACGCTCTGCGTCTGTGGGGCGCAGAGCCTGCCTGGACAGTGTCAGGCTGAGGCGTGGGGCCATCGGACTTTGTATGCTCGCAGCTAGCCTGGCACATTCGTGCGCAGGCGTGGTCAGGTGTAAATGAAAGGTAAAAGCGCCTGTCACACGTCCCGGTGCAACTCATTCTCAAATAAAATCGCCTCGCAATCCGGCCATGCCCGGTCCTCCCGTTCTGCAAGGTGTCGCGCTCGTGTTTAAGAAAGTCCTCTTCCAGCTGCACTGGTTCTTCGGCATCACCGCCGGGCTGGTGCTGGCGCTCATGGGTATTACCGGCGCGCTGTACAGTTTCGAAGGCGAGATCATGCGCGCGCTCAATCCCGACGTGCTGCGCGTCGAGGTGCGTGAGACGGGTGTGCTTCCGCCGGTCGAACTGGTCGGCAAGATCGAAGCCGCGGCGGACAAACGGGTCGCCTCGCTGTGGGTCGACACCCGCGACGACAGCGCCGCCCAGGTCTACTTCACCCCGCCACCGGGCGAGCGCCGCGGGCCGATGCGTTTCTTCGACCCCTACACTGGCGAGCTGCTCGGCGAGCCCAGCGGCAAGGCGTTCTTCGGCCTGATGCTGCAACTGCACCGCTTCCTCGCCATGGGCGACACCGGCCGGCAGATCACCGGGGCCAGCACCCTGGCGCTGCTGTTCTTCTGCCTCTCCGGGCTGTACCTGCGCTGGCCGCGCAAGGCGCTGAGCTGGCGCACCTGGCTGACGTTCGACTGGTCGAAGAAAGGCCGCTCGTTCAACTGGGACCTGCACGCCGTGGTCGGCACCTGGTGCCTGGTGATCTACCTCAGCGCCGCACTCACCGGCCTGTACTGGTCCTATGACTGGTACCGCAACGGCGTGACTCGCCTGCTCAGCGATGCCCCGGTAGGGCAGCAGGGTGAGCGCCGTGGCGGTGGTCGCGGCGAGGCACCCCAGGGGCCGCCGGCGACGGTCGACTACGACGCGCTGTGGCAGAGCATGCAAAGCACTGCCGGTGAGCGGATGGCGGCCTGGAACCTGCGCCTGCCGCCGGTGGCCGGGCAGCCGGCAACGGTGTTCTACCTGCGTGACGATGCCGACCACCCGCGCGCGCTGAACCAGATCACCCTCAATCCGCTCAGTGGCCAGGTCAGCGCCCACGAGCGCTACGACGACAAGAGCTTCAAGGCGCAGCTGCTGGTCAGCGTCTACGCCCTGCACACCGGTGAGTACTACGGGCTGCTCGGGCGCATCATCATGTTCCTCGCCAGCGTGGCGATGCCGGTGTTCTTCGTCACCGGCTGGCTGCTCTACCTCGACCGCCGCCGCAAAAAGCGTGCGGTGCGCGCGGCGCGTGGCGAAGTCGGCGGCGCAGCGAGTGGCGACAGCTGGCTGATCGGTTTCGCCAGCCAGAGCGGCTTCGCCGAACAGCTGGCCTGGCAGACCGCCGGGCAACTGCAGGCCGCGGGCCATCCGGTGCAGGTCCAGCCGCTGGCCAAACTCGATGGGCCGATGCTGCAGCAGGCCGACAAGGCGCTGTTCGTGATCAGTACCTTCGGCGACGGCGAGGCGCCGGACAGTGCCCGTGGCTTCGAGCGCAAGCAACTGGCGCAGCAACTGCCGCTGGGCAATCTCAGCTATGCGTTGCTGGCCCTGGGTGATCGCCAGTACAGCCACTTCTGCGGGTTCGCCCGTCGCGTGCACGGCTGGCTGGAACAGCAGGGCGCGCGCAGCCTGTTCGCCCCGGTGGAGGTCGACGGCAGCGACCTGCAGGCCCTGGAGCACTGGCAGCG
Proteins encoded in this window:
- a CDS encoding PepSY domain-containing protein; translated protein: MFKKVLFQLHWFFGITAGLVLALMGITGALYSFEGEIMRALNPDVLRVEVRETGVLPPVELVGKIEAAADKRVASLWVDTRDDSAAQVYFTPPPGERRGPMRFFDPYTGELLGEPSGKAFFGLMLQLHRFLAMGDTGRQITGASTLALLFFCLSGLYLRWPRKALSWRTWLTFDWSKKGRSFNWDLHAVVGTWCLVIYLSAALTGLYWSYDWYRNGVTRLLSDAPVGQQGERRGGGRGEAPQGPPATVDYDALWQSMQSTAGERMAAWNLRLPPVAGQPATVFYLRDDADHPRALNQITLNPLSGQVSAHERYDDKSFKAQLLVSVYALHTGEYYGLLGRIIMFLASVAMPVFFVTGWLLYLDRRRKKRAVRAARGEVGGAASGDSWLIGFASQSGFAEQLAWQTAGQLQAAGHPVQVQPLAKLDGPMLQQADKALFVISTFGDGEAPDSARGFERKQLAQQLPLGNLSYALLALGDRQYSHFCGFARRVHGWLEQQGARSLFAPVEVDGSDLQALEHWQRLLGDVSGAKPLQVQDVPFEGWTLDRREPINPGSQGAPTFLIGLQPAETADWQAGDILEVLPRNDETRVRSWLQQHGLDASAWVTVGPLAQPLHEALATRQLPDSSAHLIGLHAQALLEALVPLAAREYSIASLPSDGALELIVRQEFHPDGSLGLGSGWLTAHAPLHGQVLVRLRRNAGFHVPGDDRPLLLIGNGTGLAGLRSLLKARALAGHARNWLLFGERNRAHDFYCQGELEGWQASGVLTRLDLAFSRDQAQKVYVQDRLREAAEELRDWLEQGAAIYVCGSLEGMAAGVDQVLREVLGDAGVEQLLEEGRYRRDVY